One window from the genome of Pandoraea fibrosis encodes:
- a CDS encoding IclR family transcriptional regulator, producing MTLPSSLAIDADSLSGDESHGKTLTRRANEGTQSIQRAIAVLRLIAMRGPAGLRLHEIAEGLALERITAHRIVKGLVFSGMLQLEPQARRYTLGHTAYVLGLSASPSFDLRERCQPTLRRLADATGDSVFLMVRSGHEAVCFDHLQGSYPIRTHSLTMGARRALGAGAGAMALLAALPDNAVDAAIAANAAHFSRYREISPERLREMVKRTRLDGYATNLQTVIADVSAIGMTLPRRDGTPCASISIASIASRMTGAHLEDALRALRQETEVLGQALDAVPRVWDGMLDHAAPTQ from the coding sequence ATGACCCTGCCCTCCTCCCTCGCCATCGATGCCGACAGCCTCAGCGGCGACGAGTCACATGGCAAGACGCTGACGCGCCGCGCGAACGAAGGCACCCAGAGCATTCAACGCGCCATTGCCGTGCTACGTCTGATCGCCATGCGCGGCCCTGCGGGACTTCGTCTTCACGAGATCGCCGAAGGGCTGGCGCTCGAGCGCATTACGGCGCACCGCATTGTCAAAGGCCTTGTCTTCAGCGGCATGCTGCAACTCGAGCCGCAAGCCCGTCGTTACACGCTGGGCCATACCGCCTATGTGCTTGGCCTGAGCGCATCACCCTCGTTCGACTTGAGGGAGCGGTGTCAACCGACGCTGCGCCGATTGGCCGACGCGACGGGCGACTCGGTATTCCTGATGGTCAGAAGCGGTCATGAGGCCGTTTGCTTCGACCATCTTCAGGGCAGCTACCCGATTCGCACCCACAGTTTGACGATGGGGGCCCGCCGTGCGCTGGGCGCCGGTGCCGGCGCCATGGCTCTGCTTGCCGCGTTGCCCGACAACGCGGTCGATGCCGCGATTGCGGCCAACGCCGCCCACTTTTCGCGCTATCGCGAGATTTCGCCCGAGCGGTTGCGCGAGATGGTCAAGCGCACGCGCCTCGACGGCTACGCGACCAATTTGCAGACGGTGATTGCCGACGTGAGCGCCATCGGCATGACGCTACCGCGACGAGACGGCACGCCGTGTGCGTCGATCAGCATTGCATCGATTGCGTCGCGCATGACCGGCGCGCATCTCGAGGACGCCTTGCGCGCCCTCCGACAAGAAACCGAGGTCCTCGGGCAAGCGCTCGACGCAGTCCCGCGCGTTTGGGACGGCATGCTCGATCACGCAGCGCCGACGCAATAA
- a CDS encoding enoyl-CoA hydratase/isomerase family protein, translated as MSIDFSLNEGIATVRLNRPETLNAIDYPMRAELQRLWQHIAREPEIRVVIVTGTGERAFSSGADLKRTPPPTQPFAAQAFGASDVASEHAEAGSLTLGLDIDTPLICAFNGLAYGGGLEIGLACDIRIAADTARFALPEVKVGSMPGSGGTQRLPRLVGGANAMWMLLTGEPIDAHTALRIGLVSHVVPPDALHDTAVALARRIADSAPLAVRAIKRAVRDGLDMPLASALTYERHAWGLLRDTEDRKEGRQAFAEKRSPVFRGR; from the coding sequence ATGAGCATCGATTTTTCCTTGAACGAAGGCATCGCAACGGTACGGCTGAACCGGCCTGAGACGCTCAATGCCATCGACTATCCGATGCGGGCGGAACTACAGCGGTTGTGGCAGCACATCGCCCGGGAACCGGAGATTCGCGTTGTGATCGTGACAGGCACAGGCGAGCGCGCATTCAGCAGCGGTGCCGACCTCAAGCGCACGCCCCCGCCCACCCAACCGTTCGCCGCACAGGCGTTCGGCGCGAGCGATGTGGCAAGCGAGCATGCCGAAGCCGGATCGTTGACGTTGGGACTGGACATCGACACACCGCTCATCTGTGCGTTCAACGGTCTGGCCTATGGCGGCGGTCTGGAGATCGGTCTGGCCTGCGATATCCGCATTGCTGCCGATACCGCGCGATTTGCGCTGCCCGAAGTGAAGGTGGGATCGATGCCCGGCTCGGGGGGCACGCAACGTCTGCCACGGCTCGTCGGCGGTGCAAATGCGATGTGGATGCTGCTCACCGGCGAGCCTATCGATGCCCACACCGCGCTGCGCATCGGACTGGTAAGCCATGTCGTGCCCCCCGATGCCCTGCATGACACCGCCGTGGCCCTGGCGCGACGCATCGCCGACAGCGCACCGCTGGCCGTGCGCGCCATAAAGCGTGCGGTGCGCGACGGTCTCGATATGCCGCTCGCCTCGGCACTCACTTACGAGCGCCATGCATGGGGGCTGTTACGAGACACGGAAGATCGCAAGGAGGGTCGTCAGGCATTTGCCGAGAAACGCTCGCCGGTATTTCGCGGACGATAG
- a CDS encoding acyl-CoA carboxylase subunit beta, whose translation MDKRKIDELHARRSAVRSAASGAAIEKLRAQGKLTARERLALLLDDGSFVEMGIHAHSAHASLRERTPADGIVTGYGTIDGRIVYVAADDATVLGGTRGRVGEIKIARVREAALKHRKPFIALMEAGAARVQESFGAMAANMGARFGDHFRMSGQIPQLAAILGPAFGGPSFTAAQSDFTALARGTGVMGMSGPLVVKVGTGELVTSDAIGGAEVSETVTGQADYVGDTEADTLQSLRTFLSFLPSHCGELPPVRAPQPAAVDTEEGREKLRAMIPDIGRQAYDMKRVLSLLVDAGDVFHYRPKYGPNLITALGRIDGQPVGFLASNPMARGGVMDEKTAQKARKFVDLCDAFHVPLVFICDAPGFLVGPDIEKHRMVSLAARLLNTVCAASVPKVTIVARKAIGLAYLAMCGRTMRPDYLAAWPGAHFDVMGPEAGVELVYGREIAGAPDPGARKAEIMAKLDEQSSAYEAAAQGWIDDVIDPAETRDVIRRTLRATADARVPGFKHRIDP comes from the coding sequence ATGGATAAACGCAAAATTGACGAACTCCACGCACGTCGCTCGGCGGTCCGTTCCGCGGCGTCCGGCGCCGCCATCGAGAAATTGAGAGCGCAAGGCAAGCTGACCGCGCGGGAACGACTGGCGTTGTTGCTGGACGACGGCAGCTTCGTCGAGATGGGGATTCACGCGCACAGCGCCCATGCCTCGCTACGCGAACGCACGCCAGCCGATGGCATCGTCACGGGTTACGGAACGATCGATGGCCGAATCGTCTACGTGGCGGCGGACGATGCCACGGTGTTGGGCGGCACTCGCGGCCGAGTGGGTGAAATCAAGATCGCGCGTGTGCGTGAAGCGGCGCTGAAACATCGCAAGCCGTTCATCGCGCTGATGGAAGCCGGTGCGGCGCGCGTGCAGGAAAGCTTCGGTGCGATGGCGGCGAACATGGGCGCACGCTTCGGCGATCATTTCCGGATGTCTGGCCAGATACCGCAACTCGCCGCCATTCTGGGACCGGCCTTCGGTGGCCCCTCGTTCACTGCGGCGCAATCGGATTTCACGGCGCTCGCCCGTGGGACTGGGGTCATGGGAATGTCGGGGCCTCTGGTCGTGAAAGTCGGCACCGGCGAGTTGGTGACGAGCGACGCCATCGGTGGCGCCGAGGTGAGCGAAACCGTCACTGGACAGGCCGATTACGTTGGCGATACCGAAGCCGACACGCTGCAAAGCCTGCGCACCTTCCTGTCGTTCCTGCCCAGCCACTGCGGCGAACTCCCGCCGGTGCGCGCCCCCCAACCGGCCGCGGTGGATACCGAGGAAGGCCGCGAGAAACTGCGCGCAATGATCCCCGATATCGGTCGTCAGGCCTACGACATGAAACGGGTATTGAGTCTGCTCGTCGACGCAGGCGACGTTTTCCACTATCGACCGAAATATGGTCCGAACCTGATCACGGCGCTCGGGCGTATCGATGGACAGCCCGTCGGTTTTCTGGCGTCGAACCCCATGGCGCGCGGCGGCGTGATGGACGAAAAGACCGCGCAGAAGGCGCGAAAATTCGTCGACCTCTGCGATGCCTTTCACGTGCCGCTCGTCTTCATCTGCGATGCGCCGGGCTTTCTCGTCGGCCCCGATATCGAAAAGCATCGCATGGTGTCGCTCGCCGCACGTCTGCTCAATACCGTTTGTGCCGCCTCGGTACCCAAGGTCACGATCGTGGCGCGCAAAGCCATCGGTCTCGCGTATCTCGCGATGTGCGGACGCACCATGCGCCCGGACTATCTCGCCGCCTGGCCGGGGGCTCATTTCGATGTAATGGGTCCCGAGGCGGGCGTCGAACTGGTGTACGGCCGCGAGATCGCCGGCGCGCCGGACCCTGGCGCGCGCAAAGCCGAGATCATGGCAAAGCTCGACGAACAGTCGAGTGCCTACGAAGCCGCTGCGCAAGGCTGGATCGACGACGTCATCGACCCCGCCGAAACACGCGATGTGATCCGACGAACGCTGCGCGCGACGGCGGATGCCCGGGTGCCGGGTTTCAAGCACCGAATCGACCCCTGA
- a CDS encoding ABC transporter substrate-binding protein — MNRTTGWRVLTRVASGLRAGLTATAITAGALVAMGAPLNSVAADKTGPAVDKSTLVVALDKEIQSLDALVTASGDSQRYAMQIFDTLYGFDSKGNIVPRMASSYTMSSDGLLYTFKLRPHIKFHNGDPFTSADVKYSIERIIDPATKSTRRPFFAPVIDAIETPDPLTVRVKLKQPDGVFLNKIAGFLFIVPQKYASSLPNVEAFAAAPIGTGPYRVKTNKVGQYLELERFDDFYGEKPGIKTLVFKYIPEPSSRVNAIVSGEVDIAAMIPLAEVARLRQDAALDVITNPVSSPMHVRLYSNVPDSPLAKRDVRLALNYAIDANAIIKGVFHGVGAPMGTFISKYFPYGGDPSIAPYPYDPAKARALLKQAGYPNGFSIKLYDAVGTPKEFAEALAAYWAQVGVKVDINRIDYAAWSRLNNTHKTGPMTTTQFTNAIYDPIHPVAGSFSKDGAWSDYANPEVEALLKQLETTTGAEARGALFRKIGKILHDDASAVLVTELFNVFAKKKTLTWEVQQGSGFLNFRKVAWQ, encoded by the coding sequence ATGAATCGAACGACGGGATGGCGCGTTCTGACGCGTGTGGCTTCGGGGCTGCGGGCCGGGTTGACCGCAACGGCGATAACGGCGGGCGCCTTGGTGGCGATGGGGGCGCCACTGAATTCGGTCGCTGCCGACAAGACCGGGCCGGCCGTCGACAAGAGCACGCTCGTGGTCGCGCTCGACAAGGAAATCCAAAGCCTCGACGCGTTGGTGACGGCGAGCGGCGATTCGCAGCGCTACGCGATGCAAATCTTCGATACGCTGTACGGGTTCGACTCGAAGGGCAATATCGTGCCGCGCATGGCCAGTAGTTACACGATGTCGTCCGACGGCCTGCTCTACACCTTCAAACTTCGCCCGCACATCAAGTTCCACAACGGCGACCCATTCACGTCGGCCGACGTGAAATACTCGATCGAGCGCATCATCGATCCGGCGACGAAGAGCACTCGCCGGCCGTTCTTTGCGCCGGTAATCGATGCGATCGAAACCCCGGATCCGCTGACCGTGCGTGTGAAGCTCAAGCAACCGGACGGCGTATTTCTCAACAAGATTGCGGGCTTCCTTTTCATCGTGCCCCAGAAATACGCGTCGTCGCTGCCCAATGTCGAAGCGTTCGCCGCAGCGCCTATCGGGACCGGCCCTTACCGGGTCAAAACGAACAAGGTGGGGCAATACCTTGAGCTTGAGCGCTTCGACGATTTCTACGGCGAGAAGCCGGGCATCAAGACGCTCGTGTTCAAGTACATTCCCGAGCCGTCCAGCCGTGTGAATGCCATCGTCTCCGGCGAAGTCGACATTGCCGCAATGATCCCGCTGGCCGAGGTGGCACGTCTTCGTCAGGACGCGGCGCTCGACGTCATCACGAACCCGGTGTCGTCGCCCATGCACGTGCGCCTGTACTCCAACGTGCCGGACTCGCCGCTCGCCAAGCGCGACGTGCGTCTCGCGCTGAACTATGCGATCGACGCGAACGCCATCATCAAGGGTGTCTTTCACGGCGTTGGTGCGCCGATGGGGACTTTCATTTCCAAATACTTCCCCTATGGCGGCGATCCGAGCATCGCGCCATATCCCTACGACCCGGCCAAGGCTCGCGCGCTGCTCAAGCAGGCCGGCTATCCCAACGGCTTCTCGATCAAGCTCTATGACGCAGTCGGCACCCCCAAAGAGTTTGCCGAGGCGCTGGCGGCGTACTGGGCCCAGGTGGGCGTGAAGGTCGACATCAACCGCATCGACTATGCCGCATGGAGTCGCTTGAACAACACGCACAAGACCGGGCCAATGACAACGACGCAGTTCACCAATGCGATCTACGACCCGATCCATCCGGTGGCGGGCTCGTTCTCGAAGGACGGCGCATGGTCCGACTACGCCAACCCCGAAGTCGAAGCGTTGCTCAAGCAGCTCGAGACCACTACGGGCGCCGAGGCACGCGGTGCGTTGTTCCGCAAGATTGGCAAGATCCTTCATGACGATGCCTCCGCGGTGCTGGTGACGGAGTTGTTCAACGTCTTCGCCAAGAAGAAGACGCTTACGTGGGAAGTGCAGCAGGGCTCGGGCTTCCTCAATTTCCGCAAGGTGGCCTGGCAATAA
- a CDS encoding biotin/lipoyl-binding carrier protein: protein MSHQAVRSEITGTVCQVLVAEGDAVTEDQALLLVESMKMEIPVIAPRAGRVTKVHFKVGDPIGEGDDAVSIDA, encoded by the coding sequence ATGTCGCACCAAGCTGTCCGCTCAGAAATTACCGGCACCGTCTGTCAGGTGCTTGTCGCCGAAGGCGACGCCGTCACCGAGGACCAGGCCCTGTTGCTGGTCGAGTCGATGAAGATGGAGATCCCCGTCATCGCCCCGCGCGCCGGACGTGTCACGAAAGTGCATTTCAAGGTGGGCGATCCGATTGGTGAAGGCGACGATGCGGTAAGCATCGACGCCTGA
- a CDS encoding FAD-dependent oxidoreductase — translation MGASISASGNRAGLGVNEQWQAEYDIVVVGYGAAGAVAAIESADAGARVLLIEKMPDPGGISILSAGGVRVSDDAEAAFQYLHHTCGGRTPDDVLRVLASGMTEVPDYLRELAQVNGASVRVDPAVGNYPFPGCDALGYADIESIPGFGDPSGYLAARPFRPGCLLFKLLVDNVDARRGSIDVWLSCAVERLVQGEDREILGVRLRRDGHQAAVRARRAVILACGGFEADEEMKRQFLVSTPALPGSFRGNTGDGIRMAQAAGAALWHMWHCHGPYGIRHPDPVYPFGIYAKLLPMWTPERETKPLPKMAWIVVDQRGRRYVNEYPPYISDTGVRQFDHYDPVTYRHDRLPSFLIFDEAGRRLYPMGRAITNDRDAWYEWSDDNLKEVENGLLVRADTLEGLAQKLGIDAGGLVRTIDAWNAGCDAGRDDAFGRRPETMVPLREGPFYAASLWPVVINTQGGPVHDAGQRVLDPFGAPIPRLYAAGELGSVFGHIYMAGGNLAECIVGGRVAGRNAAEEAANFRHVEF, via the coding sequence ATGGGTGCTTCTATCAGTGCTTCGGGAAATCGTGCGGGACTGGGTGTCAATGAGCAATGGCAGGCGGAGTACGACATCGTCGTTGTAGGGTACGGGGCGGCTGGCGCTGTGGCCGCCATCGAAAGCGCCGATGCCGGGGCGCGCGTTCTGCTCATCGAAAAGATGCCGGACCCGGGTGGCATTTCGATTCTGTCGGCAGGCGGCGTGCGCGTCTCCGACGATGCCGAGGCGGCGTTTCAGTACCTCCATCACACCTGCGGAGGGCGCACGCCCGACGATGTTCTGCGGGTGCTGGCGAGCGGCATGACCGAGGTGCCCGACTACCTGCGCGAGTTGGCGCAAGTCAATGGCGCGTCGGTGCGCGTCGACCCCGCGGTGGGCAACTACCCCTTTCCTGGTTGCGATGCGCTCGGTTACGCGGACATCGAATCGATTCCGGGTTTCGGCGATCCGTCGGGATACCTTGCGGCGCGCCCGTTCCGTCCCGGCTGCTTGCTTTTCAAGCTGCTGGTCGACAATGTCGACGCGCGGCGCGGCAGTATTGATGTGTGGCTGTCGTGCGCAGTGGAACGGTTGGTGCAGGGCGAGGATCGCGAGATTCTGGGTGTGCGGCTGCGGCGCGACGGCCATCAGGCGGCGGTGCGCGCCCGTCGGGCGGTCATTCTTGCCTGCGGCGGCTTCGAGGCCGACGAGGAGATGAAGCGACAGTTTCTCGTCTCTACGCCAGCCCTCCCGGGCAGTTTTCGGGGCAACACGGGCGACGGCATCCGCATGGCGCAAGCGGCCGGGGCCGCGCTTTGGCATATGTGGCATTGCCACGGCCCCTACGGCATTCGTCACCCCGATCCCGTCTATCCGTTTGGCATCTACGCCAAGCTGCTCCCGATGTGGACGCCCGAGCGCGAAACAAAGCCACTGCCCAAGATGGCCTGGATCGTGGTCGATCAGCGCGGCCGGCGTTACGTCAACGAATACCCGCCGTACATTTCCGACACGGGGGTGCGCCAGTTCGATCACTACGACCCCGTCACCTACCGGCACGACCGCTTGCCATCCTTCCTGATCTTCGACGAAGCGGGGCGCCGCCTGTACCCGATGGGCCGGGCTATCACGAACGATCGAGACGCCTGGTACGAGTGGAGCGACGACAACCTGAAAGAGGTCGAGAACGGTTTGCTGGTGCGCGCCGACACGCTTGAGGGCCTTGCGCAAAAGCTCGGCATCGACGCAGGTGGACTGGTGCGCACGATCGACGCATGGAATGCGGGCTGCGACGCAGGGCGCGATGACGCCTTTGGTCGCCGCCCCGAAACGATGGTGCCGCTGCGCGAGGGGCCGTTCTATGCCGCATCGTTGTGGCCGGTCGTCATCAATACACAGGGCGGGCCGGTTCATGATGCAGGGCAGCGTGTGCTCGACCCCTTTGGTGCGCCGATCCCGCGACTGTATGCCGCAGGCGAACTGGGCAGTGTCTTCGGTCACATTTACATGGCGGGCGGCAACCTCGCCGAGTGCATCGTCGGCGGGCGTGTTGCGGGTCGAAACGCCGCAGAGGAAGCCGCGAATTTCCGTCATGTTGAATTCTAA
- a CDS encoding SDR family NAD(P)-dependent oxidoreductase: MSNRFQGKVVLVTGGARGIGYATAERFAKEGASVAICDISAEAAQTAAETLQRETNGKAVGFGCDVTNEAQVDERFAQVIAQLGGLDVLVNNAGITRDNLLFKMSVDDWDLVMNVHLRGTFLCTRAAQRHMVEQRSGKIVNLSSTSALGNRGQANYSSAKAGLQAFTRTAAIELGPFNINVNAVAPGFIDTEMTRQTAERRGIDPEEYKRQRARNIPLGRVGVPGDVANVVAFLCSEDAAFVSGQIIYVKGGPETLR; this comes from the coding sequence ATGAGCAATCGCTTCCAGGGCAAGGTGGTTTTAGTCACCGGCGGTGCGCGTGGCATTGGCTACGCAACAGCCGAACGTTTCGCGAAGGAGGGCGCAAGCGTAGCGATCTGCGATATCTCTGCAGAAGCTGCGCAGACCGCCGCCGAAACGTTGCAGCGCGAGACGAATGGCAAGGCCGTCGGTTTCGGCTGCGATGTCACCAACGAGGCGCAGGTCGACGAACGCTTCGCACAGGTGATCGCGCAACTGGGTGGCCTCGACGTTCTCGTGAACAACGCCGGCATCACACGCGACAATCTGCTGTTCAAGATGTCGGTCGATGACTGGGACCTCGTCATGAACGTGCATCTGCGCGGCACCTTCCTGTGCACGCGCGCCGCGCAGCGCCATATGGTCGAGCAGCGCAGCGGCAAGATCGTCAATCTCTCCTCGACGTCGGCACTGGGCAATCGCGGGCAGGCGAACTATTCGTCGGCCAAGGCGGGCTTGCAGGCATTCACGCGCACAGCGGCCATCGAACTCGGCCCGTTCAACATCAACGTCAATGCGGTGGCGCCAGGGTTCATCGATACCGAAATGACCCGCCAGACCGCCGAGCGACGCGGCATCGATCCCGAGGAATACAAGCGTCAGCGCGCCAGGAACATTCCGTTAGGACGTGTTGGCGTGCCCGGCGACGTCGCGAATGTGGTGGCTTTTCTCTGTAGCGAGGATGCCGCTTTCGTGTCGGGACAAATCATCTATGTGAAGGGTGGGCCGGAGACGTTGCGCTGA
- a CDS encoding ABC transporter substrate-binding protein gives MRIKALPRQLAWLGSGLALCAALLSSHAALAIGGKPAVNRDTVVFAVGKDINNLDGQVAATGDSQRYGWQLFDTLYAFDIDGNLKPSVATGVKIAPDGLQYTFTLRKDVTFHNGTKLTAKDVKYSLERIVAPETKSTRRPYFANLVERVDALNDTTVVFHLKRQDGAFLNKIAGYLLLVPKAYTEALPSPEAFARAPVGSGPYKFVEQKIGQSVTFERFDGYWGAKPGIKHLVFKVIPEASSRINALLNGEVDVIDYVPSVDVARLKANAGLKVKSVPVGSPLAVRLYSNVPGTPLAKREVRLALNYALDTKAIINQALHGVGAQMSSYVSSSYPYGVDRTLKPYPYDPAQAKKLLAQGGYPNGFTTDLLCPTDNPKELCEVIAAYWSAIGVKTNVKVIDYAAWSRLNNTHKGGPMTMMQFSNAIYDPVHPISGAATKDGTWSDYYNPEVEALVAQGDAATSREQRDEIFKKIARLLHDDGHAVLITELYYTFAQDVKLNWEPQHGSGYYNLRNLGWQ, from the coding sequence ATGCGTATCAAGGCATTGCCGCGCCAACTGGCGTGGCTGGGCTCGGGGCTCGCGCTGTGCGCCGCGCTGCTGTCGTCGCACGCGGCACTCGCCATCGGGGGAAAGCCCGCCGTCAATCGTGACACCGTGGTTTTCGCGGTCGGCAAGGACATCAACAATCTCGACGGACAGGTCGCCGCGACCGGCGATTCGCAACGTTACGGTTGGCAGCTCTTCGACACGCTTTATGCGTTCGACATCGATGGCAATCTGAAGCCGAGCGTCGCCACCGGTGTAAAGATTGCGCCGGATGGCTTGCAGTACACCTTCACATTGCGAAAAGACGTCACGTTTCATAACGGCACGAAACTCACGGCAAAAGATGTGAAGTATTCGCTCGAGCGCATCGTGGCACCCGAGACCAAGAGCACGCGACGCCCGTATTTTGCCAATCTCGTCGAGCGTGTCGATGCGCTGAACGACACCACTGTGGTGTTTCACCTGAAGCGTCAGGACGGCGCGTTCCTGAACAAGATCGCCGGTTACTTGCTGCTGGTGCCGAAGGCCTACACCGAAGCGCTGCCGTCGCCGGAAGCCTTCGCGCGCGCGCCGGTTGGCTCGGGACCTTACAAGTTCGTCGAGCAGAAGATCGGCCAGTCGGTCACGTTCGAGCGGTTCGACGGCTACTGGGGAGCGAAGCCGGGTATCAAACATCTGGTTTTCAAAGTCATTCCCGAGGCGAGCAGCCGAATCAACGCCTTGCTCAATGGCGAGGTCGACGTGATCGACTATGTACCGAGCGTGGATGTCGCCCGGCTCAAAGCCAACGCCGGTCTGAAGGTGAAATCGGTGCCTGTGGGCAGTCCGCTGGCCGTGCGTCTGTACTCGAACGTGCCGGGCACACCGCTGGCGAAACGCGAAGTCCGGCTGGCGCTCAATTACGCGCTGGATACGAAGGCCATCATCAATCAGGCGTTGCATGGTGTCGGAGCGCAGATGTCGTCGTATGTATCGTCGAGCTACCCATACGGGGTGGATCGCACGCTCAAGCCGTATCCGTATGACCCGGCGCAGGCGAAGAAGCTGCTCGCACAAGGCGGATATCCGAACGGATTCACGACCGACTTGCTTTGCCCGACCGACAACCCCAAAGAGCTTTGCGAAGTGATCGCCGCGTATTGGAGCGCCATCGGCGTCAAGACCAATGTGAAGGTCATCGACTACGCCGCCTGGAGCCGCCTGAACAACACGCACAAGGGTGGGCCGATGACGATGATGCAATTCTCGAATGCCATCTACGACCCGGTGCATCCGATCAGCGGCGCGGCGACCAAGGACGGGACCTGGTCCGACTACTACAACCCGGAAGTCGAAGCACTCGTGGCGCAGGGCGATGCGGCCACGTCGCGCGAGCAGCGTGACGAGATCTTCAAGAAGATTGCGCGTCTGCTGCACGACGACGGGCATGCCGTGCTGATTACGGAGCTGTACTACACCTTCGCACAAGACGTGAAGCTGAACTGGGAGCCGCAGCATGGCAGTGGGTACTACAACTTGCGCAACCTGGGCTGGCAGTAA
- a CDS encoding AMP-binding protein, with protein MNREDGSVLSQAAPADVLTTDSIPPLTPAADSVDWTRETFGSALTWIARTHGMREAVVHGETRLTFSELAERICAFARGLIALGIGPGENVALWMSDSTDWLVARWAVPLIGAVLVPVNTRFRESDVAYVLSQSEASTLIVEERAGSVARGIRYFDILARLDPDWDKHRRGAWRCERMPAMRRVIGLSCDRTLPGGMEDFRAVEAHGQRHRHDGVLERRLNQVKPDDVAQILYTSGTTSFPKGAMVRHGALLANNQYAAQCLRLSPSDRYLSCVPLFTATGTFYTLAMALSGAAMVIADQFSPKRFCELVEREKITVSFFVDTIVQDLKAFADIGRYDLSSLRTGTGAPLPTASFEWVSTTLGVPELVSAYGMSETSNAVVRTRWNDPYEKRSRTNGRPVRGVQIRIADINTGVSVPAGVTGEICIAGYVVMKGYYRMPDEDKKAIDAEGWLHTGDLGELDVDGYLTYRGRLKEMIKPGGFNVATQEIEVFLKTYPGVRQAVVVGVPDARLGEVGYAYIERQAGAEIDPLALQQYCHAHIASYKVPRYVEFIEDWPLTGSQKIRKLELRDRATQILAAGETAEAGGHAQPAGSSEDGGRA; from the coding sequence ATGAACCGAGAAGACGGTAGCGTGCTGAGCCAGGCGGCACCGGCGGATGTCTTGACGACCGATAGCATCCCCCCGTTGACGCCTGCGGCAGACAGCGTCGACTGGACGCGCGAGACGTTCGGCAGCGCACTCACGTGGATCGCGCGAACGCATGGCATGCGTGAGGCCGTCGTCCATGGCGAGACCCGCCTGACGTTCTCTGAACTTGCCGAGCGTATCTGCGCCTTCGCCCGAGGCCTGATCGCACTCGGCATCGGGCCGGGCGAGAATGTCGCGCTGTGGATGTCCGACAGCACGGATTGGCTCGTCGCCCGCTGGGCGGTGCCTTTGATCGGGGCGGTCCTGGTGCCCGTCAACACGCGATTCCGGGAAAGCGACGTTGCCTATGTGCTGAGTCAGTCGGAAGCCAGCACACTCATCGTGGAGGAGCGCGCCGGCTCGGTAGCGCGCGGGATCCGCTACTTCGATATCCTCGCCCGTCTCGATCCCGATTGGGACAAGCACCGGCGTGGCGCGTGGCGTTGCGAACGCATGCCGGCGATGCGACGTGTGATCGGCTTGTCGTGCGATCGCACGCTGCCCGGCGGGATGGAAGACTTCCGGGCAGTCGAAGCCCATGGGCAACGTCACCGGCACGACGGTGTGCTCGAGCGACGCCTGAACCAAGTCAAACCCGACGACGTAGCGCAAATTCTTTACACCTCCGGCACCACCTCGTTTCCGAAGGGGGCGATGGTTCGCCACGGCGCGCTGCTCGCGAACAATCAATATGCCGCTCAGTGCCTGAGACTGTCGCCGAGCGACCGATACCTCTCGTGTGTACCGCTTTTTACCGCAACCGGCACGTTCTATACCCTGGCGATGGCACTCTCGGGCGCGGCCATGGTCATCGCGGACCAATTCTCGCCGAAGCGCTTCTGTGAGCTGGTCGAACGCGAAAAGATCACCGTCAGTTTCTTCGTCGACACCATCGTGCAGGACCTCAAGGCGTTTGCCGATATCGGTCGTTACGACCTGTCGAGCCTTCGCACCGGTACAGGGGCGCCATTGCCGACGGCCTCGTTCGAGTGGGTCAGCACAACGTTGGGGGTGCCCGAACTGGTGAGCGCCTACGGCATGTCGGAAACCTCCAACGCCGTTGTTCGAACCCGCTGGAACGACCCTTACGAGAAGCGTTCGCGCACGAACGGGCGACCGGTGCGCGGCGTGCAGATTCGTATCGCCGATATCAATACCGGTGTCTCCGTGCCAGCCGGCGTAACGGGCGAGATCTGCATCGCGGGCTATGTCGTGATGAAGGGCTATTACCGGATGCCCGACGAGGACAAGAAAGCCATCGACGCAGAGGGCTGGCTCCATACGGGCGATCTCGGCGAGCTGGATGTCGACGGCTATCTCACTTACCGTGGCCGTCTGAAGGAAATGATCAAACCCGGCGGATTCAATGTCGCCACGCAGGAGATCGAGGTGTTCCTGAAAACCTACCCGGGCGTGCGGCAAGCCGTGGTGGTGGGTGTGCCGGATGCGCGGCTTGGCGAGGTGGGCTACGCCTACATCGAACGACAGGCGGGCGCTGAGATCGACCCGCTTGCGTTGCAACAGTATTGCCACGCGCACATCGCTAGCTACAAGGTGCCGCGTTACGTCGAGTTCATCGAGGACTGGCCGCTCACGGGAAGTCAGAAGATTCGCAAGCTCGAACTACGCGATCGTGCGACACAGATTCTCGCCGCGGGCGAAACGGCAGAGGCGGGCGGTCACGCCCAGCCGGCGGGGTCGTCTGAAGACGGAGGCCGCGCTTGA